The DNA region TTTGTTTATGATTTTGACAGTAACTTTTATGATGAACTTAGGTTCAGCCGAAGCCAGAGAAGCAAATCAAGTTAATACAATTAGTGTACGTTCTAGAGTAGAACAAGCAGTACAGGCAAATACAGCAGTAATTACTGTAGGTATCAGGGTGCAGGATTCTAAATTGCAAATAGCACAGGATAAGGCAAATTTAGTTATGCAGAATCTTGTGCAAGAAATGCTTACTTTAGGTGTAAGCAAGTCAGATATGCAAACTAGTGACTTTAATCTTAATTATAACAAAGAAGACAAAAATAGCTTTAGAGGCTATACTTTAGAAAACAATTTAGTAATAAAAGTACGAGATATTGATAAAGCTGGAATAGTGTTGGATAAAGCACTAGAATCAGGCGCAAATCAAATTCTTGGAATTAATTTTACCTATGAGGGTGCAGAAGAATTAAAAGATCAGTTACTTAAATTGGCAATAGAAAATGGCCGTAAAAAAGCGGATATTGTGGCTAGTGCTGATGGTCGAATTGCA from Succinispira mobilis DSM 6222 includes:
- a CDS encoding SIMPL domain-containing protein, with amino-acid sequence MYKLLKKYLFMILTVTFMMNLGSAEAREANQVNTISVRSRVEQAVQANTAVITVGIRVQDSKLQIAQDKANLVMQNLVQEMLTLGVSKSDMQTSDFNLNYNKEDKNSFRGYTLENNLVIKVRDIDKAGIVLDKALESGANQILGINFTYEGAEELKDQLLKLAIENGRKKADIVASADGRIAGRLLEVNIYTDSYQKAEMRVNKMMLDSSALGSQVLAGNVVISSEATLLFELN